Genomic window (Euzebya sp.):
GGGCGGCGGCCGAGGCGGTGATGGCCGCCGACGAGGTCCAGGTGACCATCGACCTCGGGCTCGGCGACGCCGAGGCGACCTTCCTCACCTGCGACCTGACCCACGGGTACATCACGATCAACGCGGAGTACACGACGTGAGCGGTGGGCTGGTGATGACCGGCCGTGCGCTCGAGGCGCAGGGCAAGGCGCGGATCCTCCAGGAGGCGCTGCCGTGGATGACCCGCTGGGCCGGGCGGACCGTCGTGGTCAAGTACGGCGGCAACGCGCTGTCCGACGGCGATGCGACGGTCGAGCACCCGGGGGAGGACCCCTCCTTCGCCGCCGACGTGGCCCTGCTCCGCTCGGTCGGCGTCCGGGTGGTCGTGGTGCACGGCGGCGGCCCGCAGATCAGCGCGCTGTCCGAGCGGCTCGGGCTCGAGACCCGATTCGTCGACGGCAAGCGCGTCACCGACGAGGCGACCCTGCAGGCGGTCCAGATGGCACTGCTCGGCCAGGTGAACCCGATGCTGGTCCGGATGATCTCCGAGGCGGGCACGCCGGCGGTCGGGGTCGCTGGCACCGACTCGAACCTGGTCCTGGCCCGCCAGCACGACCCCCGCCTCGGGCTGGTCGGCGAGGTCGAGTCCGTCGACCCCACGTACCTCCACCAGCTGCTCGACTCGGGTCGGGTGCCGGTCATGGCGACGCTGTGCGCGACCGCGGAGGGTCGGGTGGTCAACGTCAACGCCGACACCGTCGCCGGCGCGGTCGCCGTCGCCCTCCGCGCCGACAAGCTGATCTACCTGACCAACGTCGCCGGCCTGTACGAGCACTTCGGCACGCCGGATTCGACCCTCCTCAGCGAGGTCGGCATCGACCGGCTGGCCCAGATGGTCGACGGCGGCGAGCTCGTGACCGGCATGATCCCGAAGATCGCCAGCATCATCGGTGCGCTGCGCGGCGGCGTCCCGCAGGCCCACCTGCTCGACGGCCGGATCGAGCACGCCCTGCTGCTCGAGATCTTCACCGACTCGGGCGTCGGCACGATGGTGACCGCCGGCACCGCCGCGGAGGACACCGACCGGATGGAGCTCGCATGATCGAGGACCAGCTCACCGAGGACGACGTCCTCCTGCCCACCTACGGCCCACGGCCGGTCACCTTCACCAGCGGCGCCGGGTCGTGGCTGACCGCCACCGACGGCGGCCGCTACCTCGACTTCCTCTGCGGGCTGGCCGTCACGGGGCTCGGCCACGCCCACCCGGTCGTCACCCAGGCCGTGGCCGACCAGGCAGCACGGCTGACCCACACCTCCAACCTGTTCGGCACCCGACCGGTGCTCGAGCTCGCCGACCGGCTGCGCCGCACCCTCGGCTGGGATGACGGACGGGCGTTCTTCTGCAACTCCGGCGCCGAGGCCAACGAGGCGGCCCTCAAGCTGGCCCGCCGCCACGGCAAGCACGCCGACCCCCAGAAGGTCCACGTCGTCGCCCTGGACAAGGGCTTCCACGGCCGGCTCATGGGCGCGCTGAAGCTGACCGGCAACCCGGCCAAGCACGCCCCGTTCGAGCCGCTCGGCACCTGGGCCACCCACGTGCCCGCCGACGACCCCGACGCCATCGCCGCGGCGGTCGACGACCGCACCTGCGCGGTGTGGCTCGAGGTCGTCCAGGGCGAGGGAGGGGTCCGCCCCCTGTCCGAGGAGGTCCTCGCCGCCGCCAGGGCGGCCTGCGACGACCACGACGCGCTGCTGGTCGTCGACGAGGTCCAGACCGGCGTCGGCCGCCTGGGGGAGTGGTACGGCTGGCAGACCACCACCGTCGAGCCCGACGTCGTCTGCCTCGCCAAGGGCCTCGCCAACGGCCTGCCGATCGGCGCGATCGTCGCCCGGGGCGTCGCGGCCAAGGCGTTCCAGCTCGGGGACCACGCCACCACCTTCGGCGGCGGGCCGGTCGTGTGCGCCGCCGCGAACGCCGTCCTCGACACGATCGAGTCCGACGGCCTGCTGGCCCACACCCGGGCCATGGGCTCGCGGTTGGCGGCCGGCCTGGAGGCGCTCGCCGCCGACAGCCCGCTGGTCACCGGTCAGCGGGGCCGCGGCCTGCTGCGCGCCATGACGCTCTCCGGCGACTTCGCGCCCGCGGTGGCCGACGCCGCCCTGCGCCACCACCTGGTCGTCAACGCCGTCGCACCCGACGCCGTCCGCCTGGCCCCGCCGCTCAACGTCACCCCCGACGAGGTCGACGAGGCCCTCAGCCGGCTGCGCGCCGCGGTCGCCGACGTCGCCAGCCCGACCGGTGCCAGCCCGACCGGTGCCAGCCCGACCGGCGCCGCACCCGCCGAGACCGATGGCCGATGACCGCCCGACCGTGCTGGTCGTCGAGGACGACGACTCCGTCCGCGCCCTGGTGGAGATGCTGCTCACCGACTCCGGCGTCGCCGTCACCACCGCCCGCGACGGGCTGGAGGGGCTCCTCAAGCTGTCCTTCGCCCGCCCCGCCGCCGTCGTGCTCGACATCATGATGCCGGACGTGAGCGGCATGCGGGTCCTCGACGAGCTCGCCGCCCAGCACGACGACATCCCGGTCGTCGTCGTCACCGGCAAGCCCGAGGCCGCTGCCGAAGCCCGCCGGCGCCTCGGCGACGAGAACGTCTTCGACAAGCCGTTCGACCCCGACCACCTCATCCGCCGCATCACCCAGATCGTGGGGACCTGAAGCCATGTCCACGCCCCTGTCGTCCACCACCCCCATCCGCCACTTCCTGACCGTCGACGACCTGCAGCCCGACGAGCTGCTCGCCGTCCTCGACCTGGCCGACGACCTCAAGGCCCAGCGGCCCCGCCCGGGTCGCGGTCCGGTGTCGGATTTCGGCACCGCGCTGGCGGGCCACTCGAT
Coding sequences:
- the argB gene encoding acetylglutamate kinase, whose translation is MMTGRALEAQGKARILQEALPWMTRWAGRTVVVKYGGNALSDGDATVEHPGEDPSFAADVALLRSVGVRVVVVHGGGPQISALSERLGLETRFVDGKRVTDEATLQAVQMALLGQVNPMLVRMISEAGTPAVGVAGTDSNLVLARQHDPRLGLVGEVESVDPTYLHQLLDSGRVPVMATLCATAEGRVVNVNADTVAGAVAVALRADKLIYLTNVAGLYEHFGTPDSTLLSEVGIDRLAQMVDGGELVTGMIPKIASIIGALRGGVPQAHLLDGRIEHALLLEIFTDSGVGTMVTAGTAAEDTDRMELA
- a CDS encoding acetylornithine transaminase; the encoded protein is MIEDQLTEDDVLLPTYGPRPVTFTSGAGSWLTATDGGRYLDFLCGLAVTGLGHAHPVVTQAVADQAARLTHTSNLFGTRPVLELADRLRRTLGWDDGRAFFCNSGAEANEAALKLARRHGKHADPQKVHVVALDKGFHGRLMGALKLTGNPAKHAPFEPLGTWATHVPADDPDAIAAAVDDRTCAVWLEVVQGEGGVRPLSEEVLAAARAACDDHDALLVVDEVQTGVGRLGEWYGWQTTTVEPDVVCLAKGLANGLPIGAIVARGVAAKAFQLGDHATTFGGGPVVCAAANAVLDTIESDGLLAHTRAMGSRLAAGLEALAADSPLVTGQRGRGLLRAMTLSGDFAPAVADAALRHHLVVNAVAPDAVRLAPPLNVTPDEVDEALSRLRAAVADVASPTGASPTGASPTGAAPAETDGR
- a CDS encoding response regulator; translated protein: MADDRPTVLVVEDDDSVRALVEMLLTDSGVAVTTARDGLEGLLKLSFARPAAVVLDIMMPDVSGMRVLDELAAQHDDIPVVVVTGKPEAAAEARRRLGDENVFDKPFDPDHLIRRITQIVGT